From Symphalangus syndactylus isolate Jambi chromosome 5, NHGRI_mSymSyn1-v2.1_pri, whole genome shotgun sequence:
CTCAGGCTCTGTCAGGAGAGCCTCTTTAATGACTGTTCTAGGCACCCCAAAGTGTTTTCCATGTCCTGCCCCCAAGACACCAAGGCACATAATGTCTTTGGAAGCaccagaggaaactgaggctcaggcccATAAATCTGCACAGGGTCACACAGGGAGCTGGGGTACCCCAGGAGGAGATCCTAGGTCTCCTTGCCCTCCCAGGACTCCTCCTGTcactctttttataaaaataaactttttgagCCATAATCTATACACAGTGAAATGCACAGATTTTAGGTGTGCAGTTTGATAAGTTCTAACAAATGTACAAAGCCATGTGGCTTCCACCACAATCAAGCTGTGGATTGTTTCCATCACCCTCTGGCCCCTTCCCTGTAAGTCCTCTCCCCACCTCCGccaccccaggcaaccactgctCTGCTTCTAATCACTGTAGATTAGTTATGCCTTTTCTAGAACTTAAATGGAATCACTCTTaccattattttgtaattttctttgttctacATCTCTAACCATCATCAGGGCCTCCTGTGACTCCTCCAACGGCCCCCTCTCTGTGCTCCACCTCTGTCACACCCTCATGGCCGTGGGAGTGACACAAGAGGCAGCAGCTCGGGGAAGCTGATGGAAAGGAGCAGCCTCAGGAGTTCAGGCTGGGCCCTCCCGCCTCACCCTCAGGATCCTTGCCGAAGTCCCAGGGAATAGCAGACCCCCTCCTACAGCTGGTATGTTTTTCCAGGAAGGAACAATGCCTCCTTCTCTGGGCAGCTCTCCCAGGGGACATTTCGTCAGCAGCCAGGCCTGCAGGCTTGGGCTCTTGGCCCCTCTGCAGGGCTTGGGGCTGGGGGATTACGTGATGTTGGAAGGGGATAAAGAAGGGTTGATTGAGTTGGGGGCTGGTGGACACGATCAGTGTAGAAGTAGGGAGGCTGGTCTGCAACTTTTGGCTTGTAGGGTACCACAGGCCCTCCAAGCAGAGTGGCCAATGTTGGGTGAAGTCCAGTTACTATCAGACTGTGTGATCAGCCCTCACCTCAAAAAGTATGCATTTTAAAGGAAGATCCTGGACCTGGTGAAGGTACATATCCAGCTCCCCATGCCACctccaccttttcttttttctttgagacagggtcttgctctgttgtcgaggctggaatgcagtggcgtgaacatggctaactgcagtcttgatctcctgggctcaagtgattctcctgcctcagcctcccaaagtcctgggattgcaggcgtgaaccaccgcacccagccaaatgaGGTCTTTTTGCTTACTCCAAATACAGGCGAAACCatcagcccaggctggagggcagtggtgtgatctcggctcactgcaacatccgcttcctgagttcaagcgatccttccatctcagcttcccaagtagctaggaccacaggcgcatgccaccatgcctggctaatttttgtattttcagtagagacagggtttcaccatgttggccaggctggtctcgaactcttgacctcaggtgatctgcccacctcagcctcccaaagtgctgaggttatggcgtgagccaccgcgcccagtccatGTAAACTTTTAAGGTCTATCTAGTTCACTGCCTGTCACTGCTACATAGGATTCCACGATGTGCATCGTCTATGTCCCTTCTAGCCAGCCTCCTGTTCTATCtaactagatagatagatagatagatagatagatagatagatagatagatagatagatatggagtctagctctgttgcccaggctggagtgcaatggcgccatcttagctcactgcaaactccatttcccgggttcaagcaattctcctgcctcagcctcccaagtagctgggattacaggtgtgtgccgcctggctaaattttgtatttttagtagagatggggtttcaccatgttggccaggctggtctcgaactcctgacctcaagtgttccacccaccttggcctcccaaagtgctgggattacaggtgtgagtgaccgtgcccggccagcctcCTGTTTTAGACCTTCAGGTCGCCTCTAACTCCCTGCTCCACAAACACGCTACAGTGAATGGCTGTACATGCTCCTCCTGGGCCTGGTGAAGATACACAGCCAGCTCCCTGGGTCACCTACAGCCCCGCTCAGTCTTCTCCCAAGCCCCCAGCACCACTGGTGGGGGGTAGGCTGGGGCGGGTCTCACCACCCAAAGACTAGGTGGGTGGGCTTGCTCAGACTACCCAGGGAAACCCTGGCCACCATCAATTTCTTGCTCCCAGGAGGGAGACAGGAGCCTGGGATCTTGCCCTACTGTGTCACAGGCCTTCTGTGTGGCCTTGGGTTGACCCAGCCCCACTTCAGGCTTCATGGCCTCCATTCTTCCACTTCTAATTGTCCTCCACCTGAGGCCCTGTGCTGGCCTCTGTGGGCATTCTTCCTCAGATGCAGGCTGCACAGAGCCTGGGCCAGGATGGCAGGGATGCTGAGTCACGAGGCGGCGAAGACCCTTGAGATGGCCAAAGCCAGGATGCTCGGCTGGGGAGGAGCTGGGTGCGAGGGAATAGGGTCCCAGGGCCATTCATTCCACAGGGAGATAGCCAGCCACTGGTGTGGGGTAAGCCTTTTAGCGATAGCAGCCCCTTCAAACCTCCAGGACAGTGAAGACACGGAGCCGAGAAGACAGAACCAATGTTCTATATCCTGGATCCGCCCCAGAGCTTTCTCTGTGGGAGTGTGCAGGGGCACACAGTAGGAGGAACCTGTCACACTGACTCTTGGGGCCCGTGTGCTCGGGACAAGCCCGCCCTGTCCTCCTGCTCAACGCTGGGTCTGGAGCTGCTGACGGCTCCCGTGCCAGCCCTCAGGAACTGGAGGACAAAGACCATCTGCCCCTTCCCTGGTGGGATGCAGCTGGGGCCTTCTCAGGGGGGAGGCTCCAGAGGCCAGTTCACTGTCTTGTCCAGTCTCCCCAGTCCCCTTTCTGAGGCTCACTTTCCCCATCTGGATGATGAGGGAGACTGAACTAGCTGGCCCTTGAACACAGGTTGGATAGATCGATAAACACTTGGagattaaaatactttttaggaGCTGTTCAGTTCATTCCCCAGCTTTGGGCAAGAGCCCGAGCCCTCTCACAACCCCTACAGACGATACTTTAGCAGTCAGGAAATTCTCCCACCGTCTGACCTAAATCCTTCCTGCTTCATTAGAAATCTGTTCCCTCCTGCCCAGTGGTTCCTGGAGGCTGCCTGGCGCTGAGGGCCCTGTGGATGCCTTCCCATTGCTCGTCCACACCTCACCTGTTTCCCTCTTGGCTTCCTCTTTTTTGTGGGTTCAGTAAACCTTGTCTCTGAAATCTTTCCTCTCCAAGCCTCCTCCTCATGAGGGGCAAATGATGGAAAGTGGAATGCAAAAGAGCCctaatctcttgagcccagggctGGAGGATAAACAAAGTCCAGCAGGAACTGGTCAGTTGCTTGTGAAATATGTGCTGAGCGGGATGTTTTGGCTAGCGCAGCCAGACTCCAGAGGAGCCCCTAGGTGGTGGAGAAGCAGAAAGCTCTGCAGAGCAGGGCCTTGAATAAAGATGAGCCAGAGAGGCCTCCAGGGCGGGAGCTGGCTGCCTGATTCCCTAGGAAATGATTATCTCATAATCAGGAAATTAACTTGTCAGCACTGGCCTGGCTGTGCCACACCTGCTTGGTGAGCAGGCAGACAAGGTGGCTGCAGATTCCACTTTGCCCCATAATGAAGTTGTAATCCAGCTCAAACCTTAGAGCTAGGACAGCCATCAAGCCAGGCCCAGAGTCTTCAATGGCTCCCCATTGCCCACAGAATCAAGCCCAGAAGTCTCGGAGTGGCAGCTAAAGCCGTCTGTGGTTTGACCTTACCTAGACttccagaactctttttttttttttttttttttttgagatggagtctcgctctgtcacccaggctggagtgcagtggcgcgatctcggctcactgcaaactccgcctcccgggttcacgccattcctcagcctctccaagtagctgggactacaggcgcctgccaccacgcccggctaattttttgtatttttagtagagacggggtttcaccgtcgtctCCTAAGGATCAGTAGGCAGGTCTCTAGCAGCATACCCCAACCTTTTCTACCCCCTGACCCCATGGTGCCCTTGTCCTGGAATTCCCAGCTATGCATGTGCATGCACAAAcaggcgcgcacacacacacacaccagctctACCTATGCAGGGGCACACAGTCTTTAGCTCCAAAGCCCACCCTGTCAGTCCTGACCACCCCTCCACCACCACCCTGCACCCTTTTACAGCACTCGCCTGTCCACCCCACCAATGGGGAGAGACAGTTAGCAGCAGAAGGGCTTGACTCACAGAAGGGATTTGTAAGTGTGTGCTTGATTGCACCAGCTGCCCAGGAAGCAGGTTGGGCTGAGGGGGAGGCAGACGATGCTAACCAATGGGGAGGTCAGCTCCCTGCTCAGAGGCCAAGCTTCTGCTGCCTCTCTGCACACCTAATGCACATTTCTTCTCAGCGTGAACCCAACCCCTGCCCCTGAGCCCTCTCTGCCCTTGCAGGCCCTGCCTGGTGCCCCCTACCCCACCTCTAGAAGCTTCCCCTGATGCTTCAGTCACTCCAGGGGTTCCCTCCTTGCCCTCTCAGGCCCTGCACAGTGACCtgaaattttcatatttcttacAAAACTTACTCTGCCTTCCCATCTCAGCTCAAGGCAATTGCATCCTTCCAGCCACACCAGCCATAAACTACTGTGTGATCCCTGGcacctctctttctttcataCCCCATATCCAACCCAGCAGGAAATCCCCTCAGCCCTATCTCGAGAACATACCCTAAAGCTGGCTTCCTCCATTGCTACCACTCTTCCTAGTCTCTGGAACAGCCTCCTCTCGGGTTTCCCTGGCTGACTCTCCACTGTCCACTCCTAGCACAGCAATCAGGGGCCCTGTTTAGCAGTCAGGGACCCATGTTTCTGCTCAGCTCAAACTCTGAGTAAAAGGGATgcacagaaaataaaaggcaaaccCCTCACAATGGCCGACAAGCTCCCCATGGCCTGGACCCCATTACCTCTCTGACCTGTCCCCTGTTATACGTCcatttccactccactctgttctaACCACACTGGAGCACACCTGAAAACCCCAGGgaactcctgcctcagggccttgcaCTGGCTGTCTTCCtatctggaatgctcttcctgcAGACAGCTGCACGGCTCACTCATATGcctcaagtctttgctcaaatgtcaccttcatGAGGCCTGACCACCTTTGCAACCTGCCCCTCTCCTACACTCCCGATCTTCCTTACCTATCTCTATTTTTCCACAGCACTTAGTACCTTCTATTTTTTTacgtatttattatgtttatacaTGAAAACAGAAGATCCACAAGGGCAAgaattttgtctctttcttttcacGAATGAATACCCAGCTCTAGAACAGTGCCCAGCATACAGtaagttgctcaataaatatttgttaaatgactaTTTCCTCACAAGATGATATCTGCCCTATTTCCTCACGAAATGATATCTGCCTTCCGCAGCCAGGCAAGAGCCCTTGAGGGCAGGGGTGAGTGGTATTGTCTTTTGCCTGTACTCAGGTTCTGGTGCACGTCTCCCAGGTGCACAGCAGGTGCTGGGAGCTGGCAAAGACAGACGTGGACTTGGGCCACTCTGCACCCCAGATGTCTGTTTTCTCACTGCCAGGCTGAGACATCAGTGAGGCCAGGGAGGGGTCTGGGATGCCCCTGAAATTCGCCATGCCCAGCTCAGGGCCTAGTACCTGTATGCCCTTGGCAAGTGCGTGAGCCAATGCCCACACTCCATAAAAGGTCTGGTGGCACTGCCTGTGTGAGCACAGACTTCATTGTCAAGCAGGGTCTGGAATTGATTCCCAAAGTCCTTTCTTTTGCAAAAGGATTTGCTTTGGGTTTGGAaaacctgtggttccagctggcccacaagcagGGGGAAGGATGGGTTGTCTCCTGAGGTTTGGATGGCAAAAGGCCTCTGGGGCCTCGCTTTCCCATCCTGTATCTCTTCCTGCTTTGGCATTCTGACACCCCTCTTCCCATTTCCAAGTGGTACTGCAATGCCCGGTTTCTGGGTGCCCATCAGCAAGAGGGAGAGGGACCCAGACCCAACCCTCACCCTGTGATCATGAGTTCCGACAAAAAGAAGGCCCTTGGTCCAGCTGCCTGTGGAAATGAGGCGGCTAGGTCAGGGCCAGGGGAGGGGCAAGTCCAAACCTCTCTTTCCAGCATACCAACCCTGACTGCCCTTCTGCAGGAATGCTGGGCACAGCAATCGGAAGCAGGTGTGGGCCGCCTGGGCGgaccccagctccctccctgcccctttcCTATCCTGCCCATGTCAGCCACTGTCCTGGGAAGTCTTCCATGTGTTCCCAGCTTAGAAAGGAGGTAGAATGGACTCAGGAGCTACTAGGGAGCTACTGGAGAGGGGTACCCCTTCTGAGACCAGAGGACGCTGCAGTGGGGACCCCAAGGgttaggaggaaggagagaggacaaAACGCCAGAGCTCCCAGGCCAAGTCTAGCAATAACCTGGTGCCTATAAAGGCACTAATGGCTCCCAACCCTGccctgccaccatccccagcaaCTCTGTGGGGCCTGCAAACTTGAGGCGAAAacctaaattttgtttttttcaggtgtTTACACCTCAGGGGAACAGTGAACACAGAGACAGGTGACACAGAATATAAAACACCCTTCCTTAAGAGACAGAACAGAGTGAGGCCGGGGCCCACTGGATTGGACAGTCAGCCTAGGTCTAAGCTTGGCCACTCATTAACCCTGAGACCTTAGGtgagttatttaatttctctgagcctcagtttcctcatctataaaatagagatgataataCTATTTATCTCACAAGGCTgttgtgggaattaaatgagaaaaataaatgcttagcATAGTGTCTGTTCAATAAATACCAGATATTCGTATTCTTATTATTGAAAACAGGAGCTGTCTCTTCTTGCACGGATGGTCCAGTTTGAGACCAGGGGAGAGAGAAGGTGCCTTGCAAGTGGCTGATAAGAGAGGAGACAGGAAGTCTGCCTGGAATGAGGCTGCTTAGGACTCCACTTGTTTGTTCAGACACTGATGACTCTCAAAGGAGAaacagggaggcaggaggagggccCAGAACCCTCTGTTTCCACAGCTTGTCTGATCCGACACAGCTTTCTAAGCCTGAAGACTCTTTCTTTCTGAAGGAACAATCTGAGACAActtcaaggaaggaaggagggatgcTGATCTGTGATTCTGCCTCCAGGGCAAGTCGCTCAAcctctcagggcctcagtttcctcatctgcaaaatggggataacaatccCAGGGTTGTTACAAGGATTAAGTGATTCTAACTACAAAGCTGCAAGAACAGTGTCCGGCACTTAGTATGCACCATATGAGTGTTTGTTACACAAACGTTCTGGAATCTGCAATGACCATGACCAGGCTACACCCTAACCCTGCACTGGGGAGAGACTCTGCTTCCAAAGTCTTTCACACTCACTGTCCCATCTCACCCTGTCACAACCAGTGCCCAGAATCTGGCAgtcaaatatctgttgaatgaatgaatgaccaaatgaatgagtgaataaatgaggtGTACAAGATAAgcaataatatacaaaaattttttttaaatgcatggtTGTTAAGAACTCAGGATAGAGAGTCACACAGACTCAAATCCTGGTTCCACTACTAAAAGTCAGCAAGTGAGCTTGTCGCCTTATCTGTAACATGGGACAAATAACACTACCTGGCTAGGACCTGGGAATTAAAGGAGATGATGTATAATGCACTCAGCAAATGCAAGCATAATTCTTCCTCTGGATGCAGATGGGGGAGGTGAGGACCCCAGAGGCAAAGCTGGCAGAGGGGTCCATGCTCACGTCCTGCTCTGCCCTGCCCACAGACTGAACATGGCATCCTCCTGGGTCATCTCACTGTGATGCAGAGAGCATAGGTTCAGTTTGAATTCAAGCTCGGCTGTACCCTTCTGTGCCACCTCCctaggcttcagttttctcatctacactAGGAGGACCATAGTCTGCACCTCATTAGGAGGTTGTGAGGATGAATGAAACTGCGCATTGAAGTCACTAAGCCCAGAAGTGGTCTTCAGCAAATGGCCAAGTTGGTATTATTATCCCTGCCTCTGGGCTCTAACTCTGGAAGCTTCTTGGGTGaagcctgccttggtccttcccTGCATCTACTCCAAACTCTGCGGGGGAAGGTGAGTGACCTGGAGGGCACAGGTGGATAGGCAGCCTGTGGAAGTGGCCCAGGTGAGCTAGGGGCTCAGGCAGGAGAGGTGGTAGCAGGCAGCCAGGTCTGCTCTCAGGGACTGAGGGTCCAGACAGGTCTGGCCTCTTGGGTGCAGGAGGCTGGACAGAGAAGGGGGTACCCTAGAAACACCCTTGCATGTGTCTAGGGAGGTGTAACATCTAGGCCCACGAGCAGCATGGTCCCATGGGGGCTGTGGGGGcttgagaaaaggaggaagaaaggacagGAAGGAGGTGCCTCTAGCTCTGGAGTGCTAGGCTGAGACACTAGATTTTGTCCTAAAGGCCCTGAGGAGCTACAGAATCTTCTTGAGCAAGAAATAACCTGGTCAGACTGCAGGGGTTTATCTGCCCCACATGTAGGACAGACTGGAGAGGGAGAGACTGGGAGCAAGGGACCAGGGAGGAGGCAGCTGCAGTTCTCTCCTGGCCTCTGATTGGCCATGTGAGGTCAGGGATAGAGGACACATGCCAGGCAAGGCTAGCACAGCCATCTGAGATGCCCTGGGAGGATGCCCAGGGCTGCCTGTTCCATGTTCCTTTCACAGGATTGCCAGAGCCGGTGAGTCAGGCGGGGGGTGGGAGGGTAAGGCCTTGGGAGGGGAGCTTTGGTCTTCTGGGGTTGCGGGGCTTCTTACGTGGCACTAAGACCCCCAGCTCAGACAAGCTGGAACTCCAGGGAGGCAGGAGCTGAGGCAAGGATCCCAGGAGAGGAGGGCCTGGTTGGTGCTAGAGGGAGAGGTCACATCGAGGGAGCCGACACAGTGCAGGGGACCCAGCTGGGCCTGGGAAGTGGCTGGCCACCCTCCAGGCCTCTCTTCAAGGATTTGCTACGAGAGCCAGGCAAAGTATGTGACCCTCTCCGGGCCTCTGTTTCCTGTAGTTTCTTTTCAGTTTCATGTTTCAGAGTTGGAGAGAATGGTACTGCAGGAAGCCTTGGGCAGTCTCAGTGCCCAGGGTGGGAAGGAAGAGGGCGCAGGTACCCGAGGAAGAAACTGGGCTCAGGacaggcgcttggaaaccacccaCCCATGGAGGGAGGTGGGTGGTGCTCACATGTGCTTGGTGTTGTGAGGACACGTCCACGCCCACACACGCGCGCAGGCTGCCAGCGCCCAGCCTCAGACCCCTGGGTGTGTGGCCAGGAGGAATGAAGTCAGTCTCGGAGAatctgccttgggctcccacaCCAGGCCTGGGGGTCTGATCTCAAGCACAAGGCTTGGCCTTCCCTGGGCTGGGATTTTCCACGGTCTGGCCTagcagggtggggagggaggaatcaATGATGGGAGAGACTACTGCTCCCTCTCTGGCTTCTTTGTGAGCCCTAAACTAGCCTGCAACCCCCTCCCCAGCAAAAAACACACTCCCACCCCACACCCTCAATGATTAGGGGAAGGGGCACCTGGATGGTGCTGATGACTATCCCTTGCAGCAATGCTTAGACATTGCTTCCTCTGAAAGTCTCCCTGAGCCCTAGCCCCTGACTGGGAGGGCCCTCCTCTGGGCTCACAAAGCCCCTGGCCCCACCAATGCTTGCCTAATCACAGCACTGAGATGCCACTCCTGGTAGACTGCCCCAGGGAAGGGCCTGGACTTGATGCATGTGAGCACACTCAGCTTGGCACCTAGGATGCTACCTTCAGGGGAGAAATGTTTTTGACCCAAAATGAACTGTGGGGCTCAGGGGTAGTGGCCAGAGGTCTGCTAAGCACCAAGCACTCCCACTTCAGACATGGCCTTGCCCTGTCCCATTCCCCTCTCAACCAACTGGCTTCCTTAAGAACTAACAGCCCAAAGACAGGCCCTAGAAAACCCACTGACTTGGTGCCCAGATGCCAAGTCCCAGGCATGCCTCTGCCAGTATTGTGGCATTTGAGGGCTCAGTTTTCTCTGCTCAGAGGTGGGGCCCATCAGGCTGAGCCTCATGCTGAGGTCTTGCATTCTAAGAAAAGCCACTGCAAAAGTTTAGCACCCTCTAGGTAAAACATCCTATCCTCCAAGGGGCCCTAGAGAAGCTGATGCATGGCTATAACGTGCCCTTCTGCAGGGATGCTGCAAGTAGCTGGTAAGGACCAGAGCAGGTGGATGCATCCTTCATCACACCACAGAAGGACCTGCCATCTGATTTTTCCTGAGCTCCTGCAGGTTCTTAAAGTGGGATTCAGCACACAACTCAAAAGCGACACCTCAGATGTGATAGAGTGGGTGTTCCCAGTGGAGACACTCCTCTCCCCTAGTCTTGGCCTCCAGCAGTACCCAGGGAGACAGGTACCCCATGAGCAGCAGCTCCTCACTGAGGTCAGCTTGGCTGGAGACAAGGCATCATCCCTCTGCCGACAGAGGCTAAGGAGGAGGCTGGGGCACTAGCACCTATACTCTGAGGCACTGGAGGGCTCAGTCAGCCCTTACTTGGTGGGCCAGGCACAGCAACCTCAATGGGGAGCATGGGAATTATGGGTAGAGGAAACTGACGACAGCTTGAAAGAAGCAAGGCAGGGTTGGACTGCATAAGTATCGGGGACTGAGTAGAAAAACTTGGCCCAAAAGCTGCCTGTATGGAGAGGGTAGCAGGGAGGGGGATTCTAAGACAGCAGAGAATGGCTGATGGCCGTCCAGCACTGGCCAGACCCACCAGTCAGCCCTTGTCACAGTAGCCCTGTCTGCTAACAGCATGTGTAGAAGCTGCCTCTCCACTGTGTCCTCATGTGCAGAGAGGGCTTGGGCCTTCCCAAGAGGAGGACGTATGTTCACCCCCTGAAAAGCCAGAGGGAGTCCTGTCCACAGCTGGGGCTCTCTGCCAGGGCCAGGACTAGGGTGAGGGGAATGAGGCcagtgaggtgttttttttttttgctcggGGTGCAAAATTTTAGGAGGTGCCAAAAAAACTCAGTAACGGAGATAAGTAATATTTAAcacaatagtttttaaaataaaaattaatgcaaaactATCTGTAATGAACAAAATATCCAAATTTCAAATAAGGACAGGATCCGTGTTGCTGATTTTTCAGTTAGCCTCAAGTTCCAATATGGTTCGGCATACCACTATTACTGACTCTATTTAAAATTTGGATATTTCCTTTatcacagggttttttttttttgcattaattttgactttaaaaaaatacatctcaATATTACTCATCTCAACTACTGTGTTTTTTGGTAGCCCCTGAAATTCTGCACCAGGCCAGTGCCTGACTGGtctctcttgccccagccttgCAGACTCCCCCAAGGAAGTCCGGACTCCTGCCTGGAGCACACGCTCCCTTCTAACCTCCTGCGCACTCAGGCCAAGCTCACACATGCCCAGTGATGAGCAACCTGCCACACCTCCAGGGGCATCCCTTAAGGCCTTTCTGGCCCTGAAGACTCAGGTTTCTGATGCTCCTTGCCTCACCCTGTGAGCTGGCATAGGACATCTCTAAGGGGGGAAGGAGATGCCCTCATTGAAATGAGGGAGAAGGTGGATGAGGGGCTCCTTCCTTTTGTCCTCAGATGACCCAAGCCAAGTGCAGAAAGCGCGTCTCCTCCCAAAGCTCGGCTAGTCCCTCCACCAAAGCCAGGATCAGAGCCCACACCTGCCTGGCCAACCCCTGGCACTGATGATGCCTGGGTGCGGGTTAAGCTGGGAGGTGAGATGCCGGGGGTGGGAGGGCGGCTGTTGGCTGGGTCGGGGGAAGTAGGGAGGGGGCGCTGCTCCGTGCTTAGCAGCTCAGGGGAGGCCTCCGGGAAGTTCTGAGGAGGGGCCCGGGGCCCGGAGTAGTTTCCAGTGGCCAGGGGCACGCGCGGCCGGAGGGGCGTCGGGGGCGGTACTCACCGCGGCCGTTCTGGTTGGGCCGGTACACGCTGCCCACGCTGAGGCGGCCCTGCTGCGCGCCGTTCCGCTCCCCACCCGGCGGGGGCGTGTCGGAGCTGCGCACCGGCAGGTAGGGCGGCTCCAGCGCGCGCGGCGGCCCGTACGCCTCGGGCGGCGGGTTGGCGTAGGGCGGGTACCAGCCCAGGCGTGGGTCTCCACCGTAGGCTTGCGCCGCCTCGGGGCCGGGGTCAGGGTAGGCCTGCTCGAAGCCGGGGGTGCCCTCGCTGTACAGGCTGTGCGAGTAGCGGCGGTCCAGGCCGtcggggggcggcggcggcggcggcggcggcgcgtaGGGCCTCTCGGGGGCCGGGTAGAAGCCCTGCGGCGGGTACTCGGGCAGCTCTTCGCCGCCGCCGTACTCCTCGTAGCGCGCCCGGGGCTGGTAGGGGTAGATGACCCCCGCCGAGGCCACGGCCGCCGCCCCCGCGCCCATGCCGCCGCCCGCGGGCCGGTAGTACACGAAACCCTGGTCGTAGGTCCGCGACGCGGGGTCGTAGTTCTCGTACTGGCTGACGAAGGGCGCCTGCGGGTAGGGGAACTGCTGCGGGTAGGAGGGCGGCTGGCGGTAGGTGCTGGCGAAGGCCGAAGCCGAGACCGAGGAGGCGGAGCCCCCGTGCCGttgctgggagacagaggtgcgGGCCCGGGCCATGCCCATGCTGTCCCCAACCGCCACCTCGCGCCAGTTGTCGGGCACCTGGCCAAAGCCGAATGGGTGCCGCGCCTGGCCGCGCACGGTGTCGGAGCCCACGCGCCCCGGCAGGGGCAGGGACGGCGCCTGCCGACGCCGGGGGCTCCCGTGGCTGCGCCGCTGCTGGGCCTGGGGCGCGCCGGCCAGCAGCACCCGGGAACTACTCTCGGAGTGCTGAGGTCCGGCCGGCACGTACTCTGAACCCGAGTTGAGCAAGCTGTACACCTGCCCGTTGTTCTCCCACTGGATCAGCTGCCGCCAGCGGGCGGGGTCCGAGCCCTGCCGGGGCTGCCCCTGCTGCCCGTGCAC
This genomic window contains:
- the LOXL1 gene encoding lysyl oxidase homolog 1 isoform X1; its protein translation is MALARGGRQLGALVWGACLCVLVHGQQGQPRQGSDPARWRQLIQWENNGQVYSLLNSGSEYVPAGPQHSESSSRVLLAGAPQAQQRRSHGSPRRRQAPSLPLPGRVGSDTVRGQARHPFGFGQVPDNWREVAVGDSMGMARARTSVSQQRHGGSASSVSASAFASTYRQPPSYPQQFPYPQAPFVSQYENYDPASRTYDQGFVYYRPAGGGMGAGAAAVASAGVIYPYQPRARYEEYGGGEELPEYPPQGFYPAPERPYAPPPPPPPPPDGLDRRYSHSLYSEGTPGFEQAYPDPGPEAAQAYGGDPRLGWYPPYANPPPEAYGPPRALEPPYLPVRSSDTPPPGGERNGAQQGRLSVGSVYRPNQNGRGLPDLVPDPNYVQASTYVQRAHLYSLRCAAEEKCLASTAYAPEATDYDMRVLLRFPQRVKNQGTADFLPNRPRHTWEWHSCHQHYHSMDEFSHYDLLDAATGKKVAEGHKASFCLEDSTCDFGNLKRYACTSHTQGLSPGCYDTYNADIDCQWIDITDVQPGNYILKVHVNPKYIVLESDFTNNVVRCNIHYTGRYVSTTNCKIVQS